ccagtataatcctacatgtggggtatggggaggatagtgtatacgcagaccttaccccaacCTGGAGAGGTAGTgatgctgtttccgatagaccctcggttgCTAAGCATCCAAAGTAGAAAAATAAACTCCACTGTCTCTAACAAAAAGTTTACGCAATAAAACCCTTTGCTAGCCATCCATAGTAGAAAAAGACCATTCCACTGTCTTCTCCAGCTGGATCTATTCCTCTTGTTTTATTCGGCTTGAAACACTTGTATAGTAAAGATAGAGGCTtttcaaagggctacaaccttTCACCTACACAGATATGGTCTATCCGGATTCAGCAGTGACATGATAAAAATGCAGtaagaaaaataagtaaattcAGAAAGACACCAAACCAGTCAATCATCCAGATAATATCCATCAAAAAATATTCATTAACTGATTCTTTTATCATGGTGAATGCATTAGCTTGTTGCAAGCAGGATTTATCTTGGAAGCAAATTAATTCGAATATATATGAGTGAGGTACTTGATAAAGTTGAGAGTGAGTCAGCTTGTTTGAGTATCCTTTGAATAAAGATAACAAACACCAATCTAAGATGATGTCACCTGAACAACAGtatcacaaaacaaaaaaagaatgtAATGCAGTTTTTGACTTCTATGTATTACTTCAAACTAACAAAAGGAAAGAGTGGATATTAtcaaaacaaagggaaaactatGAGATAATCTTACCACATCCAGCTGATGAACTTCCCCTCTATCTGCAATGCTAAAACTAATAGTCAGTAGTATGTTACCTAACGTACAGTCGATGAAATCACCAAATGAAACCCTTCACTAATTCCTGACCAGTTTTGTCCAATAACTTAAATTCTTCAGCTCCAACTGGCTATCAGAATCTCGCCAAAATTTGATAATATGGAGGCTTTCTTCTTCAGTTGATCTCTGCAGGATGACTCGAGATGCATAACCCTTCTTTCTCATCTCAAGGCATATTTCTGAGGGGTTATTAGCAGTAAGCGTGACCATATATAACCAACCCCTCTCCGACAAAAGATTGTCAGCAACAGGCAGTATTTTATCAATGACACTTCGACCATTCTCCCCTCCGGCCCATGCAGAAGCGATACCTTCACAACCAACTTCATCTTCAGGCGTAGGAACATACGGAGGGTTCACAACCATCACATCAACCGATCCTCCCAATCGCTTCTCGAGTCCAGATGCAATATCTGTGTTTACCAACTCTGCATAAACACCATGAGCATCCATCGTCTCACGGGTCACCCTTATTGCATGAGGATTTATGTCTGTTGCAAGATAGTATGGAATGAATCCTTCAAGTCCGAGCATAACCGCAAGTGAAGTGATAACATACCCACTACCACAACCAATTTCCATACAAATAGAGGGACGGTGCTGTAACAAGTTAGTTCGATCAGCTAATAACGCATCGACCAATGCAAATGAATCATCGCATGGTTCGTAAACCTCAGGATGCGAACTCACAAGctggattttggcaatttttgaaAGCATCTTAGATAACTCCTGCCACATTAAAACAAGCTCATAAGGCCTTAGCAACGGAGGCTCTTAAAACACCTCTCTATCATCTACCACAAAATGCCCTTTCAATAACATAACTGATACTTTCAccaagaaaaatatatataactgATACGCAGGGTAGGCTGCAAATTAAGCAAGCCCAAGCATAGGGCCTGGGGTAGTATTGTGACAGGGGGTACGCTAGACTCTCTGCCCTTCAAATTAAAGTATATATAACTATATGTAAACTTGAATAATTTTAGACTTACACAACTAAACAGTGATCTCATTATTGCCTATTCTAGAAAAACCACCCATCAGAGCCATCGTTAACCATTGGTTGTTAAGACGTATTCTCAAAATCCCTATATCTACCATTGTGGCAATAGGGGCGTAATTTGGTAATATGCCAATTTGACCACTATTAGTAAATAAACCAATTTCTTCCACTTCTGAATCCCAAACAATTCGATTAGGCATCAAGTTTTTTTGTTAACCAAAAGAAAAATAGGTTATTTTACATGAGTTTCAAACTAAAATTTGGATGAATAATCCGTTTATTTAGTTTTATCTTTTTTCCCACCTTCAGAAGAATAAAGCATAGGCATTGCTGCTAATGTTAGAATTTTATGAAAGGTAACTATCTCGATTTCATAGATAAATTTATAATCAAGATTGAACCTATCCTCCAGTAGGAtaaagattatgatattgtcTTTTACTTGCGATAACATCAAATATATAAAGTATTCTTACACAATAATACCACAAGATATACCTTAAAGAGTCATAGAGACGTGAGAAGTTTTGCTTTCGCGACACACAAAAACGCATCTAcgtttatttatgtattttgttatACTAAGTATGTACACATTGCCGCAAAGTAATAGTGGTTGTAGTGTATTCTACACTCGCTGGCTTAAAAAATACTGAATTTGCCTCTACAAGTAGGGACTAGTTTCAAAGACGAGGGGAGAGCTCAGCCCAACTTAGAAAACGAAAAGAAACTTCAAGCCCTATCAGAACTCAGTAACCAAATCACACTTATTCTTCCCATTTAGATAAGCAAGCGAAGGAGCAAAATAAATCAAGCAATTGCAGTTTAGACAGTCTAAACAACAAGATAAATATCATAACAATTTATGGGCGTGTGAATCCAAGTTGTTGAATGAAAAAGTAAAACTTGGTACCcaataaatatagaatttaatacCAGCAATTCGTATTTGATTCAGACTTGGTTTGTAAGTCGATACAAGTTGAATAAAAAGGCAAACTTGGTATCTGATGTATATGCAATTTGAGAACCAGATTTGAGCAAATAAAATAACTAGAAATTAGTATATTTGATTCAGTGCTTACCTAAATTAAACCCCCTTATGCAATGTACATAAATTACAGCATAAGAGTACAAATACTATACTAACACAGTTCAAATTGAATGAAAAAACTGAACTTGGTATTCAATGTATATGCAATTTGATACCTACAAATACTATTTTAATCGTTTTTGATATATGGGTGAATTCAAGTTgtatagaaaagcataaacataAAACTTGATACCTGAAACCAGTATTTTACTCTCTATTGATTTATGGGTATGCTTcaatttgaataaaaaaataaacttgGTAAAAATAAGCATAAATTTGGTACCTGCAATTAGTATTTGCCTACTGTCAAGATATGAGACTTCAAAAAATTGGAGCTTTTCAGCATTTGGGTTTAGAAGTAAAATACTAGCTGAAATCTACTAGCAAATATAGTTTCTGAAAGAAAACGGCGATTGGAGAAGGGGAAAGGGAGTAAAAAAAGACTCTTTTTGAAAAATGAGTAATTATCATATGGACACTCTGAGGTTTAGGAAAAGGCATTTAACCCCCCTAATGTTTGAACACTTATTCTATGGGACCTTAAATTTTAATAttagaaaaaggagaagaaaaagaggagGCCCTTTTCTATGTGAACCAAATGAAAAAATTACGATTTTCTTTCGTActttttgtaaataattttaataatgaaatattctaatttattttattatgtttattattttctGAATATTCAAGTTTTGTTTAAAAACATATAAGGAATGGATTGCTGAATTGAGTCCGGAAGTAGATGGCCTATTTCTCGTAcgtccttttttttcttttgaaacgAATAttgtatagtataaatataaatagtatgataagcaaaaaaaaaaaatatattttataatataaaaGTTCTAATGAACTAGTAAGATCCGCTAATGACTTAGGATCCGTTTGGACATAGATTCTCAAatgtttggacatgaattttGGGACAAGTTTGACATgttaaaagtcttttttttttttttagctaaAAAGGCCCTAATGATCATGATTTCACCCAAAAAGATGTCTTAAGCTATTTTCAAATCTCCCAAAAATTAGATTAATTCTATAACCAAACacatatttgaaaaaaataattgaaaaaagaCTTCCAAAACTTATGGCCAAATGCCTGcttaaatattagtatttttcttcttttatttcctttccaATAATTTTATAAGTTCACAAATACATGTAGGTATGAAACTATAGTTTTGGAAGTCAATCTATTTTATTGATACAACTAGGGATGTACATGgatcgggttggttcggtttttccaACCCAACTATATCGGTTCGGATTGATtcgattttgtcggatttttcgggttttttgttacttaaatattatttcaatcttactttgttaaatatttgataagtaaatatatatttagtaaaaatataaaaaattgacaaacatattatcgattaaaatattcttatgagagAATTTTATTAGTAACACATACTCCTAATAGTTATTTTTTAAGTCAtctgacaataatttttcgttgatgtgCACTTTcaggttaaccgaatttagtaattaaacataaaaatcaatatgatacctaaatattaataatcacttcacattcgaaaaagatataagaatttaatagatcttaacatatgatatgaatatggaagaacaaacaGATAGACGTATTTCATTAACACTTGATAAAAAAatgatcatacaacccattatttaaggtcaataaatatggagcgattcatattctattaaaatttatattccgcaagagaatcccaaatatttctagacagtttttaaagaaaattctttataaaatcttaaaagtatatataaaaattatatatttatatgttgggttggttcggatttttttactcaataccaaaccaaatcaaaccaaaccaagtcgaattttttaatcggtttgattTAACTTTTCGATTTGGTGCTGTTTTTCGGTTCGATTTGTACGCCCCTCTATAGTTAAAGTGTTTTttatcaaagaaaaagaaagttgaaACACACATCAAAGAGTTTTCCAGTACATCAACAAAGCAGTTTAATTTCTCTATTTTCCCATTTGCTATTAGCTTCTACATGTAATAAAAGTAtggatttaattttttaaaataagtgagCCAAGCTAAGGTGTATGATATGTTTATGGTCTCCCATTATCTCAAAATGTTAGTGGAACAGCATTAACTAAAAAGGGGGAAAATCAGGTGAGTTTGGATTATTTTAAGCATCCAAATCATCAATTCACTAACTTAGTTTAGGCTATATAAACTCCTAGTTACATCATTCTCAAatacacaaaaaagaaaaacaacaatcgAATCAGCCTTAGAACCCAAATCTTCTCAATGGGGAGCCAAATGAAGAAGCAATGGCATCATTTTGCTTGTGCTTTGGCATTTTTCTTGATTGCCACTTGCACTATGGCATATTCACTTGATTCTTATAAAACACCAATTCCATCATATAATCAAGTACCAGTGTCAAAAGACAATTACGAAGTGCCACAAGTATCCAAGAACGACTACAAGGTACCTTCAGTGTCTAAACAAGAATACAAGGCACCATCTTTGTCAAAGAATAACCACTACATGAAACCATCAGTTccaaaatataactacaagaaggTGCCATCTGTTCCGAAAGATAATTACTACAAGGCATCCATAGTGCCTAAACCGGCATACAAGGTGCCATCTTTGCCAAAGAATGACTATAATAAGAAACCATCTGTTCCAGAATATAACTACAAGAAGGTGCCATCTGTTCCAAAAGATAACTACTATAAGGCACCTTCAGTGCCTAAACAAGAATACAAGGCGCCATCTTTACCAAAGAATGAATACTACAAGAAACCATTTGTTCCAGAATATAACCACAAAAAGATGCCATCTCTTCCAAAAGATAACTATTACAAGGTACCATCAGTACCTAAACAGGAATACAACACTCCATCTTTGCCAAAGAATGATTATTACAAGAAACCATCAGTTCCAAAAGATACCTACAAGAAGGTGCCATCTCTTCCAAAAGATAACTATTATAAGGCACCCTCGACGCCTAAACAGGAGTACAAGGTGTCATCTGTACCAAAGAATGACTACTACAAAAAGCCATCAGTTCCAAAGAATAGCTACAAGGTGCCATCCGTTCCAAAGGATAACTACTATAAGGTACCCTCAATGCCTAAACCAGAGTACAAGATGCCATCTTTGCCAAAGAATGATTACTACAAGAAACCTTCAGCTTCTCCTCCACCGCCATACTACTATAATTCACCCCCTCCCCCTTCACCGTcacctccacctccacctccacctccTTACTCTTATAAATCATCTTCAACTCCTTCTCCATCACCACCTCCACCATATTATTAAATTCTCACCTTTCATGTTCAAACATGTTTCGAGAAGGCCATTTTCCAACACAACAAAATCTTAAGGATCTTGAGTTGAATGCTT
This DNA window, taken from Nicotiana tabacum cultivar K326 chromosome 15, ASM71507v2, whole genome shotgun sequence, encodes the following:
- the LOC107796501 gene encoding uncharacterized protein LOC107796501 isoform X1, with product MLSKIAKIQLVSSHPEVYEPCDDSFALVDALLADRTNLLQHRPSICMEIGCGSGYVITSLAVMLGLEGFIPYYLATDINPHAIRVTRETMDAHGVYAELVNTDIASGLEKRLGGSVDVMVVNPPYVPTPEDEVGCEGIASAWAGGENGRSVIDKILPVADNLLSERGWLYMVTLTANNPSEICLEMRKKGYASRVILQRSTEEESLHIIKFWRDSDSQLELKNLSYWTKLIEGKFISWMW
- the LOC107796495 gene encoding uncharacterized protein LOC107796495, with amino-acid sequence MGSQMKKQWHHFACALAFFLIATCTMAYSLDSYKTPIPSYNQVPVSKDNYEVPQVSKNDYKVPSVSKQEYKAPSLSKNNHYMKPSVPKYNYKKVPSVPKDNYYKASIVPKPAYKVPSLPKNDYNKKPSVPEYNYKKVPSVPKDNYYKAPSVPKQEYKAPSLPKNEYYKKPFVPEYNHKKMPSLPKDNYYKVPSVPKQEYNTPSLPKNDYYKKPSVPKDTYKKVPSLPKDNYYKAPSTPKQEYKVSSVPKNDYYKKPSVPKNSYKVPSVPKDNYYKVPSMPKPEYKMPSLPKNDYYKKPSASPPPPYYYNSPPPPSPSPPPPPPPPYSYKSSSTPSPSPPPPYY
- the LOC107796501 gene encoding uncharacterized protein LOC107796501 isoform X2, producing the protein MLSKIAKIQLVSSHPEVYEPCDDSFALVDALLADRTNLLQHRPSICMEIGCGSGYVITSLAVMLGLEGFIPYYLATDINPHAIRVTRETMDAHGVYAELVNTDIASGLEKRLGGSVDVMVVNPPYVPTPEDEVGCEGIASAWAGGENGRSVIDKILPVADNLLSERGWLYMVTLTANNPSEICLEMRKKGYASRVILQRSTEEESLHIIKFWRDSDSQLELKNLSYWTKLVRN